taagtgaaataaaattttgggaataTTTATGACACATTGTCTCTAAACTTACTTTGCAGGAACTGGGTTTTAATTAGTGCTTTGCATTATTATCAATAGCATGACACCCTCATTTTGCATTTGCGTGAGTCCTGGTGTTTCTGTCTGTTGAAAAAGACCTTGTAATCAACAGTGAGAACAAGATCAAGTGATTAGAGATGGCTAATCATCAACTAGCCAAAACATatgtgaaattttaaattttttagagaatagaataaaaaattacCCATAGTTGTAcaagtgaaaaaagaatttattttgttccacttcttaaacttttaaaaatacaagcCAGATTTGTAACATCATTGTACACcatttgcaaaaatttacatacatttttttttttttttttttagaaaaatttccataaaaattaacaaaaatataatgTGGTTTTATCTTCTTTGCACTAGGTCGTAAAGGACTGGGGAAGGAATCGGAAGAAGCAAGGAGGAAGAAACAGAGAATTGAGGCCCACTTAATCATGGCAAAAAGAAGGAAATTAATGGAAGAAAATCTCAAAGGCGATTTCAAGAGTAGAGTTAGGGATAGAATTAATGAACGACAGATTTCCACAGATTTGTATAAAAGTCAGAAGGCCTGTCAACATTTGGATAATCTTAAAGTGAGTATTACGAATCTGCAGAGTACCTTACATTGATTCAATATTCTCTTTTCTATGAATTGCATAAGGATAGGGTAAAATTATCTTAAAAGCTGAACATTACATTTTGTGGGTAACTCTGCAAAGAAATAGTCATTGTATAGCAATAGCGCTGTGACTGTAAATTATAGGAAAAAATCCATATTTTTTGTGTAAAGTCAGAAAACTTGCTTACACCAGCATGTTCTACCAAATCTAAATCTTCTACATGGgctatttttgtcattttccaacatatttttgatattgATTGGCTTTTAGGTGGGGAGTAATTTAGAATATGCTATTTTGTTTATTACATGAATTTGGATGAATTTTTTAAggaatcaatttatttttgtgttaatgGAAGTCTTCATAACAGGTTTAAAAATATACTTCTCTTCACACATTTCGTGAAATTAAACACCATGATAAGCAATACAACCATGAAAGTAGAGTTTTGGTGGGTTTTAATTTTGTGATTCTTGTGTCGCGATTTTAAAAGCACATGTTTTGTCAAGCTTTTTTTgtggatttaaaaaaagttgatgaAAAAATGCAAAACCAACAAAATTTTGTCTTCTTAATTACGGTTTTCGTTTTGGTTTAATAATGACATTTGTGCAAGTTTAATTTGGTATTATTTCTTCCTGTGACCAGAATTATGCTTTCTTATTGGCCGACTGTACTTTGTATTTTTTACTGCAGGGATTGGAACCTATTCACACGTGGTCATGgccaaaatacaaaacaaatacTGAAGAAGAAGAGGAGGAAGAAGTAAACGACGAAATTGAGGATGATGAACCGGAGgtgatattttttctttccattattttttttgttttttgaaaattttatgtAGAAGTTCAGGGCGAGTTTTAACACGATCTACAGCAATTAGCCAGTAATCACTGCGATGAACTGCGAAAACAAAACTTTAGCGCGCGTCAAAATTCTTGAGCTTTTGAGAGTAAACTctattatatattaaaaaaatggtttGTTATGTGTAGTCTCTTAAACGCACACAAATGTTTTGTGAGATTAAACTTTTAGCAATCAAAAATCGGGTTAATCTTTCGCGAACAAGCTAAAAAAGTGCTGTGATAAATAAACGGTGAACAGATATAGTAAGAAAAAACTGGTTATTTTGATTGAGAGATTCGAAATATTGTTCAAGATTTAAAGAGTCTGCTGCATTTGAAAGCAATGGGTGGAAAGtactacaaagaaagtactttgaAAGTGTTTGCAAAAGTAAACTCACTCAAAACAACACGATCAAATACGTAAGATAAAAAGCGTTCGTCGTGAAAAGAAAAGTCAGGGTGTGCGTTCTCAGTAGCAGTTAAACggctatttataaatttatcccAAATTTTCCAATTTATTACAGAAGTTGGTTATATTCACTATAAAATTATTGGAGTTACAGCCCaattttttcaagttgtgaaggaaTAAGATTTTAGTAATACTTTAAAACCACCTTAATGAGATTtccttattttatatttctggaTTACACCCTGAAAGTAATATGTCTGTAAAATTTTTCCCCTACTAGGTATTGCTTTACAAATTGAGGAAGAAAAGTTGTAGCTTGCTAATTTCAATTCTGAATTTTATTCACAGGATGGTATCAAACTGAACTCTTTGACTGCTTATTTGCGTGAAACACATTTTTACTGCATATGGTGTGGCACTGCATACAATGGTAAGTTTgactttaaaattgaaaactGACCTAAACTGAGCTCCACTTAAAGTACGTATACAAAATGTGGAAAAGTTGACTACGGCAATATAATTTTCTTGTGATGTAACAACCGTTCTTTTAATCTTGTGGTCCTCCAGTAGTCTTTTCTAGTCGCTTACTGTAAATTACCGCTTAAGCGCCGAATGAATAATTAAGCACCAAGTCCGAATCGGATGAATCGGGCGCTTATTTGCCAAAAAGTGGCAAACATTAAACACACGTGTCATTTATGATATATAGTAACTTTTACAATGTTGACACCCAGTTCATATATTCGCCCGGCGTAatagtttaaaaactaaataagaGCTTAGGGCGCCTAATCGGTTATAAGTCATCAGAAAATCCGTTTCGTTGCCCGTAATAATAAGCTGATCCGCTTTATGAAATCTGTGTCTATATCGCAAACGTTTTATTCAGATTCGAAAGATTTGAACGACAACTGTCCGGGTGCTACCTTTGAAGCTCATGAggagtaaaattaaaataatttggtGTATGCACACCATACCGGCGTAAGAAGTACACATCATATCGGTGTAAGAAATACACACCATACTGGTGTAAGAAGGAGtgttttattgcttttttgctGCACGTGGTTAGTGACTACCTTCAACTGAAGGAGGAACAGATTCACATTGGGAAGAAGTTTAAAAGAACTGCTGAGGTGTTATGATCAGACATTCAGATAAATCTTCGCATCCGGAGCATGAGCCAATAATCAGTGATCCGGAGACAAGACCTCGTGTGGTACATgctgctattttttttaaaaaaaaacacaaaaaaaacccAGATATTATAATGTTAAGAATGTTATCACTTAACACAATACCCTAGTTACTGTAAAATCAgtattttatacaaaaataatCTATCTATATAATTTTGCGTCGTGTGTATGCCATGTGCGTGTGTGTGTATGTGGTGACTATTTTAGTTCTTCATGAAGCGCTTCCAGTATTTGTCGGAGCAGTGCCATTGATTGATGTTAtcgtttcgtttgccggtattTTATCTCGCggtgtcataaaatttaacgtttcgtttgccggtattTTATCTCGCggtgtcataaaatttaacgttTCGTTaagttttttcagttttgaaattttagttttctttttcttcgtgCATTTTTTTGTTGGACGATCTTTGAAGTATTTGGTGACTATTTTCTCGACAGTTCTTAGTACGGCAGCTCGATCGTTTGGCGGTGCTGATTCCGTCATTTGGAATACGTCAAGTACAGGTATGCCGGCGTTGCACATTGCCGATGTCGCATATGCGTTGAACAATTTAATCCGCTGAAACGAAACAATAAGAATTCTGTAGTGTGTCACCAAACGCTATATAAGTTGGGTCGCTATAAACACTAAAGATATTTTGCAGTACACATCTTATATATTAGAAAATTACTTTCTGAGTTCCGCCTGGATATTTCTTAACTTTAAAGAGATTTTCAGGAAATGCCTGACCCCTGCCATTTCTTTGAGAAAGGACCTTGTTAATTCATCAATTcacctttttaattttctaaaaaaattcgcGGGTTTGTAGTTCTTTATTCTTATAAAcgtgtttcttatataaaaacgtACATTTCAGCACTAGAAACGGCACACAATTGCTATATATGCCATCACGGAGGGAGCGAAATACTGGTCACGTGCATTGTGAtataatatcttttttattattctgatTATCAATTGTGCGCGTCAAAACAGTACCAATTTTTGCGCctgttcctaatttttattaTCATGAAATGTACTACGAATAAGGTGAAGCCTGAAGCAAGTTATATTAGAAAATCCACAGGTTTATATCTGCATGCGTATGCCATGTTTTTGTCCTTTTAACATAAGACTTTTACTGCCTGTCTCTGACACACTCACTCATGCTCGCATTCACAATTCTTCATCTCTTTCATGTGTTATAAAAAGATCATGAACAAATTTTTACAGTATTTAAACAATCTCGTCCTTAGAGTTTTGTGGCCagtgagccgttattacggagtggccaagGCAAAAtttcctgggaacgagattgagtATTTAAACACAACAATCAAGTTTATGTTTTACCTGGTGGTTAGCAAAATGATCCTCCGCTGCAGGCGATTCTTTCCATTTTGTCGCCATACTCCTCCACAGTGGTTTTCCTTTGTATTTCTCCTTTACAATGCGCACGGCGCGGTCAATGAATGAACGGTATTGTTTAAAGCCGAGATTTTGAACAAAAGGATGCCCGTAGTTCAACAGCA
This is a stretch of genomic DNA from Hydractinia symbiolongicarpus strain clone_291-10 chromosome 9, HSymV2.1, whole genome shotgun sequence. It encodes these proteins:
- the LOC130657310 gene encoding G patch domain-containing protein 11-like; the protein is MPSSDDDEDYMSDKFLQSDHKPGLMPDMFKNKHNRVESARVKNQPKTKPVKQYEAEKREEKLNTALDESNKGFAMLAKMGFKKGMGLGKKEQGISNPIPLDIKEGRKGLGKESEEARRKKQRIEAHLIMAKRRKLMEENLKGDFKSRVRDRINERQISTDLYKSQKACQHLDNLKGLEPIHTWSWPKYKTNTEEEEEEEVNDEIEDDEPEDGIKLNSLTAYLRETHFYCIWCGTAYNDSKDLNDNCPGATFEAHEE